The Synechocystis sp. PCC 7509 genome includes a window with the following:
- a CDS encoding NAD(P)/FAD-dependent oxidoreductase: MFDVAIVGAGISGLICAQQLRQAGYRVVLMEKSRGLGGRVTTRRLQDTCADRGLSYLTPNGELTTRFVELLKSQDIVTVWTDTRHEFKADFGLKTVKGEPLYIAPNGMSAIARFLAKDLEVQLSRRVVGLNLFNDCWHLQFESSNTEVIAKAVVMAIPAPQALVLIESFAAPRVLDSLRKVEFSACISAIARYPTNTPLPSWRSLTVLDDDTLAWIGNDSSKRLGNTLPIFVFHSSAKFAQTYIDTEDLQPVGQLLLAKAAKLFPELANFDWLQCDRWRYAFPTVSLADHCLDARTPQPLFFCGDWCGGINLESAMRSGLAAAEQINQVLQPTLS; encoded by the coding sequence ATGTTTGATGTGGCGATCGTTGGCGCTGGGATATCGGGGTTAATTTGCGCCCAGCAGCTACGTCAAGCTGGCTATCGGGTAGTTTTGATGGAAAAGTCGCGCGGGTTGGGTGGACGGGTCACAACGCGCCGCTTACAGGATACTTGCGCCGATCGCGGATTGAGTTATTTAACTCCTAATGGTGAACTAACTACAAGGTTTGTGGAATTACTAAAATCCCAAGATATTGTCACAGTTTGGACGGATACCAGACACGAATTTAAGGCTGATTTTGGGCTAAAAACAGTTAAGGGAGAGCCTTTATATATTGCCCCTAATGGAATGAGTGCGATCGCCCGTTTTTTAGCTAAAGACTTAGAAGTACAGTTATCTAGGCGTGTAGTTGGTTTAAATCTTTTTAACGATTGTTGGCATCTCCAATTTGAAAGTAGCAATACTGAAGTAATTGCTAAAGCCGTAGTTATGGCGATTCCCGCACCCCAAGCATTAGTGTTAATAGAAAGCTTTGCTGCACCAAGAGTTTTAGATAGTTTGCGAAAGGTGGAGTTTTCCGCTTGTATTAGTGCGATCGCCCGTTATCCTACTAATACACCTTTACCCTCTTGGCGATCGCTGACAGTGCTTGATGACGATACCCTGGCTTGGATTGGGAATGATAGTAGCAAACGGTTGGGAAATACTTTGCCTATTTTTGTTTTTCATAGTTCAGCTAAATTTGCTCAAACTTATATAGATACAGAGGATTTGCAACCTGTAGGACAACTATTACTGGCGAAAGCGGCTAAACTGTTTCCAGAACTTGCTAATTTTGATTGGCTGCAATGCGATCGTTGGCGTTATGCTTTTCCCACTGTATCTTTAGCCGATCATTGCTTAGATGCTCGTACACCACAACCATTATTTTTCTGTGGTGATTGGTGTGGGGGAATTAATTTAGAAAGTGCAATGCGATCGGGGTTAGCGGCAGCAGAACAAATAAACCAAGTTTTACAGCCGACATTAAGTTAA
- a CDS encoding XisH family protein has translation MSARDKFHHLVRTALENEGWTITHDPYHIDLGFFDFYIDLGAERLIAATREGEIIAVEIKTFLASSTISEFHTAIGQFINYRIALETDDPKRRLYLAVPLDIYKGFFKNPFIQTVISRNQVPILVYNIEKQEVAQWIN, from the coding sequence ATGTCGGCAAGAGATAAATTTCATCATCTTGTCAGAACTGCTCTTGAAAATGAGGGTTGGACAATTACTCACGATCCCTATCATATAGATTTAGGATTTTTTGATTTTTATATCGATCTAGGTGCAGAAAGGTTAATTGCAGCAACAAGAGAGGGTGAAATAATTGCCGTTGAAATTAAAACTTTTTTAGCTTCCTCAACTATTTCTGAGTTTCACACGGCGATTGGGCAATTTATTAATTATCGCATTGCTTTAGAAACGGACGATCCCAAACGAAGACTATATCTAGCAGTTCCATTAGATATTTATAAGGGATTTTTTAAAAATCCATTTATTCAAACTGTTATTAGCCGCAATCAAGTTCCAATTTTAGTATATAACATCGAAAAACAGGAAGTTGCTCAATGGATAAACTAG
- a CDS encoding ribonuclease D produces MQYFLAQNDIISLIDKYAQAKTLWIDTEVADFKSRSPKLSLIQVLSSYSANLTENVAILDVLDDPKITDIFVQKIMLNPEIEKVFHNAKYDLKFLGKTKAENVTCTLEMAKDIPYYLLPLPDLTLKTLAESLCDIVAVDKSQQASDWGKRPLTATQLTYANLDPVYLYMVHQKLLHLKSVTNPNPNNENITLLAERYLKLKHQLQVVESEYNHFDTRLKAAMQAQNVSKTNSLKISSVARHTFKVEFNQLAEVANQNSIKLDFPITLTQKLQKDLGQILEQLNLQEEVSNSWRLTVKPPESEEDEEF; encoded by the coding sequence ATGCAATACTTTTTAGCACAAAACGATATCATTTCACTAATTGACAAATACGCTCAAGCAAAAACTTTATGGATTGATACTGAAGTCGCCGATTTTAAAAGTCGTAGTCCTAAACTGTCGCTTATTCAAGTATTAAGTAGTTACTCTGCGAATTTAACAGAAAATGTTGCTATATTAGACGTTTTAGATGATCCAAAAATTACAGATATATTTGTCCAGAAAATTATGTTAAACCCAGAAATTGAGAAGGTTTTTCATAATGCTAAGTACGATTTAAAGTTTTTAGGCAAAACCAAAGCTGAAAATGTAACTTGCACGTTGGAAATGGCGAAAGATATCCCTTATTATTTATTACCTTTACCCGACTTAACGCTAAAAACTTTAGCCGAATCTCTTTGTGATATTGTTGCTGTAGACAAAAGCCAGCAAGCTAGTGATTGGGGAAAAAGACCTTTAACGGCTACTCAATTAACTTACGCAAATCTCGATCCAGTTTACTTATACATGGTGCATCAAAAACTGTTGCATTTAAAATCAGTAACTAACCCAAATCCAAATAACGAAAATATTACTTTGTTAGCTGAAAGATATTTAAAATTAAAACACCAATTGCAAGTTGTCGAATCAGAATACAACCATTTTGACACTAGATTAAAAGCAGCAATGCAAGCGCAAAACGTATCGAAAACTAACAGTTTAAAAATATCTTCCGTTGCACGACATACATTTAAAGTAGAGTTTAATCAGTTAGCAGAAGTCGCCAATCAAAATAGTATTAAGCTAGATTTTCCCATTACTTTAACTCAAAAGCTACAAAAAGATTTAGGACAAATTTTAGAACAATTAAACCTGCAAGAAGAAGTTTCTAATAGTTGGCGTTTAACAGTGAAACCGCCAGAAAGTGAAGAAGATGAGGAGTTTTAA
- a CDS encoding DUF2945 domain-containing protein — protein sequence MTETFKKGDKVEWETAQGTTVGKIKEKLTSPIEIKGHHVAASEENSQYLVESDKTGKEAAHKPESLKRVKG from the coding sequence ATGACTGAGACATTTAAAAAAGGTGACAAAGTAGAATGGGAAACTGCCCAAGGTACAACTGTAGGTAAAATAAAAGAAAAGCTCACCTCACCCATAGAAATTAAAGGACACCATGTTGCAGCTTCCGAAGAAAATTCCCAATATTTAGTCGAAAGCGATAAAACAGGTAAAGAAGCAGCACATAAACCGGAGTCATTGAAAAGAGTAAAAGGGTAA
- a CDS encoding bestrophin family protein, whose amino-acid sequence MKSEKFRWFRVALQIKGSVIPAIFNRVLYCGLFGVFISLMHYFKLPVSQPILSSVIPSIVLGLLLVFRTNTAYDRFWEGRKCWGSLINNVRNLARQIWINIEENVVEDKHQKILNMRLLVAFAVAAKLHLRSEPVNQELEELISLSRYFKLKTMSNPPLEVAFWIGDYLQKQYKRGLLNIHHLVAMQDLLSKMVNDLGGCERILKTPIPLAYAIHLKQLLLIYCLLLPFQLVSTLGLWTGAVVGLISFTLLGIEEIGIEIENPFGYDANDLPLDAICNTMLRNIEDLTTLTPTVSNYTQN is encoded by the coding sequence ATGAAAAGTGAAAAATTCCGTTGGTTTCGAGTAGCATTACAAATCAAAGGTTCGGTAATTCCAGCTATTTTTAATCGCGTCTTGTACTGTGGTTTATTTGGTGTATTTATTTCTTTAATGCACTATTTTAAGTTGCCAGTTTCTCAACCTATTTTATCAAGTGTAATTCCTAGCATTGTTTTAGGATTATTATTAGTTTTTAGAACAAACACCGCCTACGATCGTTTTTGGGAAGGACGTAAATGTTGGGGTAGTCTAATTAACAATGTTCGTAACTTAGCAAGGCAAATTTGGATAAATATTGAAGAAAATGTAGTAGAAGACAAACACCAAAAAATCTTAAATATGCGGTTATTAGTTGCTTTTGCTGTAGCAGCAAAATTACATTTAAGAAGTGAACCTGTAAACCAAGAATTAGAGGAATTAATCTCGCTGTCAAGATATTTTAAATTAAAAACAATGAGTAACCCCCCACTGGAGGTTGCTTTTTGGATTGGCGATTATCTACAAAAACAATATAAAAGAGGATTATTAAATATTCATCATTTGGTAGCAATGCAAGATTTGCTCAGTAAAATGGTAAACGATTTAGGAGGTTGCGAACGAATTTTAAAAACCCCTATACCTTTAGCTTACGCTATTCATTTAAAGCAATTACTATTGATTTATTGTTTATTACTACCTTTTCAATTAGTTAGTACCTTGGGTTTGTGGACTGGTGCAGTTGTTGGTTTAATTAGTTTTACCTTGTTGGGAATTGAAGAAATTGGGATTGAAATCGAAAATCCTTTTGGTTACGATGCAAACGATCTTCCCCTTGATGCAATTTGTAATACAATGTTGCGTAATATTGAAGATTTAACAACTCTCACTCCTACGGTTAGTAATTACACCCAAAATTAA
- a CDS encoding YaaW family protein: MRSALELATEDELQQLTELLFCRRFNPLDYVHTPQPIDIQSRDREAWLDAIEQRFRYLAADGITVLRGHTDRVTYRTAIIQVCRYLKIPYSNNLATTDLEAEVFLNLLGKAWKQLPQSDRSQLTTKVQKSLAKCELSEPLPLAVQRDPLALLVKGGSAIAVSSIIQPILLQQIARQFALQFASYQVAKEALIQGGTAAAMQLQSQLLLQGARQGMTMTAARYGAVRGIFACMGPVLWTWFFADLGWRSISTNYGRIIPIIFALAQIRLTRAEEACWETV; the protein is encoded by the coding sequence ATGAGATCGGCGCTAGAGTTAGCTACAGAAGACGAATTGCAACAACTGACAGAACTCTTGTTTTGTCGCAGATTCAATCCTTTAGACTACGTACATACGCCACAACCGATAGATATTCAAAGCCGCGATCGAGAAGCTTGGCTTGATGCCATTGAACAAAGATTTCGCTACTTAGCCGCCGATGGTATAACCGTTTTACGCGGACACACCGATCGCGTCACCTATCGTACCGCTATTATCCAGGTGTGTCGCTATCTCAAAATTCCCTACTCCAACAACCTCGCTACTACTGACCTAGAAGCCGAGGTATTTTTAAACCTTTTAGGTAAAGCTTGGAAACAATTACCCCAAAGCGATCGTTCTCAACTGACAACCAAAGTCCAAAAATCTTTAGCTAAATGCGAACTATCCGAACCATTACCCTTAGCTGTCCAGCGCGATCCCTTGGCTTTATTAGTCAAAGGTGGAAGTGCGATCGCTGTTAGTTCAATTATTCAACCAATATTACTACAACAAATTGCCCGTCAATTTGCTCTCCAATTTGCCAGCTATCAAGTAGCTAAAGAAGCTCTCATTCAAGGCGGGACAGCCGCCGCAATGCAGTTGCAAAGCCAACTGTTACTTCAAGGCGCACGGCAGGGTATGACCATGACCGCCGCCCGCTATGGCGCTGTTAGAGGCATTTTTGCTTGTATGGGGCCGGTTTTATGGACGTGGTTTTTTGCTGATTTAGGTTGGCGGTCAATATCTACTAATTACGGGCGGATTATCCCGATTATCTTTGCTTTAGCCCAAATTCGCCTTACCCGTGCAGAAGAAGCGTGCTGGGAGACAGTTTAA
- a CDS encoding isochorismate lyase, which translates to MPDECTSIQEIRTEIDEIDRQVIASFAKRFAYVKAASKFKTDATSVKAKERFVAMLQQRRIWAQEEGLNPDVIEKLYQDLVAYFIEEELNHWQSNQ; encoded by the coding sequence ATGCCAGATGAATGTACGAGTATTCAAGAAATCCGTACAGAAATAGATGAAATTGATCGCCAAGTTATTGCCAGCTTTGCCAAAAGATTTGCTTATGTTAAAGCTGCATCTAAATTTAAAACGGATGCAACTAGCGTTAAAGCTAAAGAAAGATTTGTAGCAATGTTACAACAAAGACGTATATGGGCGCAAGAGGAAGGTTTGAATCCAGATGTAATTGAAAAACTTTATCAAGATTTAGTTGCTTACTTTATTGAAGAAGAATTAAATCATTGGCAATCTAACCAATAA
- a CDS encoding XisI protein — protein MDKLDLYRQLIQQCLEKRAKLRSKNDPVESQTIFDPQSDRYVLINVGWKNSNTRIYGCVLHVDIRDGKIWVQHDGTEDAIAEQLVELGVPKQDIVLAYHAPYVRQYTDYALG, from the coding sequence ATGGATAAACTAGACTTGTATCGTCAATTAATCCAGCAATGCCTAGAAAAAAGAGCTAAACTACGCTCAAAAAACGATCCGGTAGAAAGTCAAACGATTTTCGATCCTCAAAGCGATCGCTACGTGCTGATAAATGTAGGCTGGAAAAATAGCAATACTCGTATTTATGGCTGCGTACTGCACGTAGATATTAGAGATGGGAAAATTTGGGTACAGCACGATGGGACAGAAGATGCGATCGCCGAACAGCTAGTAGAATTAGGAGTACCCAAACAAGACATCGTACTGGCATACCATGCGCCCTATGTCAGACAGTATACAGACTATGCCCTAGGATAA
- a CDS encoding hydantoinase B/oxoprolinase family protein, translated as MNSDRNWQFWIDRGGTFTDIVAQRPDGQLVIHKLLSENPDFYTDAPIQGIREIMGIATNVPIPGEQIAVVKMGTTVATNALLERKGDRTLLIITKGFGDALKIGYQNRPDIFARHIVLPEMLYEQVIEVEERYSAQGEELITLNTQALIPQLQAAYDSGIRACAIVLMHGYRYPKNEQNISNIAFDIGFVQISVSHKISPLMKLISRGDTTVVDAYLSPILHRYVEQISSQIGSVPLQFMQSNGGLVDAQSFQGKDSILSGPAGGIVGAVETSLQAGFNKIISFDMGGTSTDVAHYNGEYERTNETEVAGVRMRSPMMAIHTVAAGGGSILYFDGARYRVGPESAGANPGPAAYAKGGALTVTDCNVMVGKLQPQFFPQVFGINGDLPLNTEVVERKFRELVAKIGDNRTPEQVAAGFLAIAVEKMASAIKKISLQRGHDVSEYTLCCFGGAGGQHACLIADALGMKQVFIHPYAGVLSAYGMGLADVREVKERAVEAKLTQELNLEEILKELETQTQGKGEILRRVHLRYEGTDSPLVVKFGLVEEMRENFEKLHRQRYGFVVDKALIVEAVEVELVCKQDVPKESVISRRVNKSIVPVATVKTYMADTWRDTPVYQRENLQGTSIDGAAIVVDATGTNVIEPGWRVEVSDRNYLILSKQETLNKQIVTITSVDPVMLEIFNNLFSAIAEQMGITLQNTSSSVNIKERLDFSCAIFDQKGQLVANAPHIPVHLGSMSESVRALISARGEAIKPGDVYASNNPYNGGTHLPDITVITPVFEGEKILFYVASRGHHADIGGITPGSMPPNSKTVNEEGVLIDNFLLVSEGIFREKELLETLANNDYPARNPAKNIADLNSQIAANKRGVQELNQIVEKYGIETVQAYMGYVQDNAEESVRRVIEVLNDGYFSYELDNGSVIKVAVTINKSSRNAKINFTGTSPQLESNFNAPSAVCKAAVLYVFRTLVNDAIPLNAGCLKPLEIIIPDGCMLNPRYPAAVVAGNVETSQAITDALYGALGVLAASQSTMNNFTFGNANYQYYETICGGSGAGANFDGTDAVQTHMTNSRLTDPEVLEWRFPVVLESFKIRLGSGGKGHHKGGNGVIRRLRFREEMTAGILSNRRVIPPFGLQGGEAGKLGKNYVERQDGIVENFSNTATVEMKKDDVFVIETPGGGGFGT; from the coding sequence ATGAATAGCGATCGCAACTGGCAATTTTGGATTGATAGAGGTGGCACGTTTACTGATATTGTGGCGCAACGTCCCGACGGACAATTAGTAATTCATAAGCTACTGTCAGAAAATCCCGACTTCTATACCGATGCGCCAATTCAGGGTATACGGGAAATTATGGGTATTGCAACTAATGTACCAATTCCAGGTGAGCAGATTGCGGTGGTAAAAATGGGGACAACGGTAGCAACTAATGCTTTATTAGAACGCAAAGGCGATCGCACTTTACTGATTATCACTAAAGGCTTTGGGGATGCGTTGAAAATTGGCTACCAAAACCGCCCAGATATCTTTGCGCGGCACATTGTTTTACCTGAGATGCTATACGAGCAGGTAATTGAGGTTGAGGAGCGTTACAGCGCTCAGGGGGAAGAATTAATAACTTTAAACACTCAAGCTTTAATCCCGCAATTGCAGGCTGCTTATGATAGTGGGATTCGTGCTTGTGCGATTGTTTTGATGCACGGCTACCGCTATCCGAAAAATGAGCAAAATATTAGCAACATAGCATTTGACATTGGATTTGTCCAAATATCAGTATCGCACAAAATTAGCCCTTTGATGAAGTTAATCAGCCGGGGAGATACGACGGTTGTTGATGCTTATTTGTCACCAATTTTGCATCGGTATGTAGAGCAAATATCTAGTCAAATTGGCTCTGTACCTTTGCAGTTTATGCAGTCCAATGGCGGGTTAGTTGATGCCCAAAGTTTTCAGGGAAAAGATAGTATTTTGTCAGGGCCTGCGGGGGGAATTGTGGGGGCTGTAGAAACAAGTTTGCAGGCGGGTTTTAATAAAATTATTAGTTTTGATATGGGGGGAACTTCTACCGATGTCGCTCATTACAACGGCGAATATGAAAGAACTAATGAAACAGAAGTTGCTGGGGTAAGAATGCGATCGCCCATGATGGCAATTCATACTGTCGCGGCGGGTGGTGGCTCTATTTTATACTTTGACGGTGCGCGTTATCGCGTAGGTCCAGAATCGGCAGGAGCAAACCCTGGCCCGGCGGCTTATGCCAAAGGTGGAGCGTTAACGGTGACAGATTGCAATGTGATGGTAGGTAAGTTGCAACCCCAGTTTTTTCCGCAAGTGTTTGGGATAAATGGAGATTTGCCTTTAAATACCGAGGTTGTAGAGCGCAAGTTTAGGGAATTGGTAGCGAAAATTGGCGATAATCGGACACCCGAACAGGTGGCGGCGGGTTTTTTGGCGATCGCAGTGGAAAAAATGGCAAGTGCGATAAAAAAAATCTCTTTGCAGCGCGGTCACGATGTGTCGGAATATACTTTGTGTTGTTTTGGCGGTGCGGGAGGTCAACACGCTTGCTTAATTGCGGATGCTTTGGGAATGAAACAAGTATTTATTCATCCTTATGCGGGGGTATTGTCGGCTTATGGGATGGGTTTAGCAGATGTGCGGGAAGTGAAAGAACGCGCGGTAGAAGCTAAGTTAACCCAGGAGTTGAATTTAGAGGAGATTTTAAAAGAGTTAGAGACGCAAACTCAAGGAAAAGGAGAGATTTTGCGGCGGGTACATTTACGCTACGAGGGGACAGATTCGCCTTTAGTAGTAAAGTTTGGCTTGGTGGAGGAAATGCGAGAAAACTTTGAAAAGTTGCATCGTCAGCGTTATGGGTTTGTGGTGGATAAAGCGCTGATTGTGGAAGCGGTGGAAGTGGAATTAGTTTGCAAGCAAGACGTACCGAAAGAAAGCGTAATTTCACGTAGAGTTAATAAAAGTATAGTGCCTGTTGCTACGGTTAAAACTTATATGGCTGATACTTGGCGAGATACGCCAGTTTATCAGCGAGAAAACTTGCAGGGGACAAGTATTGATGGCGCGGCGATTGTGGTAGATGCTACGGGGACAAACGTTATTGAACCAGGTTGGCGGGTGGAAGTTAGCGATCGCAATTATCTAATTTTGTCTAAACAAGAAACCTTAAACAAGCAAATTGTTACCATTACGTCCGTAGATCCGGTAATGTTGGAAATATTTAATAATTTGTTTAGTGCGATCGCAGAACAAATGGGAATTACGCTACAAAATACCAGTAGTTCTGTAAATATCAAGGAAAGATTAGATTTTTCTTGTGCTATTTTTGACCAAAAAGGGCAACTGGTGGCTAATGCGCCGCATATACCCGTACATTTGGGTTCAATGAGTGAAAGTGTCCGCGCTTTGATTTCCGCAAGAGGTGAAGCGATTAAACCGGGGGATGTGTACGCTTCTAACAACCCCTACAATGGCGGTACGCATCTTCCCGATATTACGGTGATTACTCCTGTATTTGAGGGTGAAAAAATACTTTTTTATGTTGCATCAAGGGGACATCATGCTGATATTGGCGGAATTACGCCGGGTTCTATGCCTCCTAATAGCAAAACTGTAAACGAGGAAGGGGTATTAATTGATAATTTTCTGTTGGTAAGTGAGGGTATTTTTAGAGAAAAAGAATTATTAGAAACTCTTGCTAATAACGATTATCCAGCGCGAAATCCTGCCAAAAACATCGCTGACTTAAATTCTCAAATTGCTGCAAATAAACGTGGTGTACAAGAATTAAATCAGATAGTAGAAAAATACGGAATTGAAACTGTACAGGCATATATGGGTTATGTTCAAGATAATGCCGAAGAATCTGTACGTCGAGTAATTGAGGTTTTAAATGATGGTTACTTTAGCTACGAACTTGATAATGGTAGCGTTATCAAGGTAGCAGTTACTATTAATAAATCTAGCCGCAATGCTAAAATAAATTTTACGGGTACTTCTCCGCAATTAGAAAGTAATTTTAATGCACCTTCGGCGGTATGCAAAGCAGCAGTTTTGTATGTGTTTCGGACTTTAGTAAATGATGCTATTCCCCTAAATGCTGGTTGTCTTAAGCCTTTAGAAATTATTATTCCTGATGGTTGTATGTTAAATCCGCGTTATCCGGCGGCGGTTGTTGCCGGAAATGTAGAAACTTCTCAAGCAATTACTGATGCTTTATATGGCGCTTTAGGAGTTTTAGCAGCTTCTCAAAGTACCATGAATAATTTTACTTTTGGTAATGCCAATTATCAATATTACGAAACTATTTGTGGGGGTTCGGGTGCGGGAGCAAATTTTGATGGTACAGACGCGGTGCAAACTCACATGACAAATTCACGTCTTACCGATCCAGAAGTTTTAGAATGGCGCTTTCCTGTAGTTTTAGAAAGTTTTAAAATCCGTCTTGGTAGCGGTGGAAAAGGACATCACAAAGGCGGTAACGGTGTTATTCGTCGCTTGCGTTTTCGGGAAGAAATGACGGCGGGAATTTTATCAAATCGTCGGGTTATTCCTCCTTTTGGTTTGCAAGGTGGAGAAGCTGGGAAGTTAGGAAAAAACTATGTTGAACGTCAGGATGGAATTGTAGAAAATTTTAGTAATACAGCTACGGTAGAAATGAAAAAAGATGATGTTTTTGTCATAGAAACTCCTGGAGGTGGAGGCTTTGGAACTTAG
- a CDS encoding O-antigen ligase family protein: MLGDSLKHYYLKLQQHCCPPQFAGNYAQIGILLLPLLPSFGALAITASLLIILQQYRRIIHRPLTWGMASLATFLVITTSFASNRGDAFLGLFNFLPFFILFAGFSELIRTPNQLRRISWLLVISSLPVVIIGLGQLFLGWVSPLSLQPLLGWHLALQGNPPGRMSSIFLYANILAGYLVVVFILGLGLLLEKFPGISLKKPNYFTLMFLSVATIGNLAAIILTNSRNAWAIAITALLSYAIYHRWRWIIMAVSGIFCSIILAAFAPSPLQELFRKIVPAFFWARLTDQLYPDRPISLLRTTQWKFAWDLTIERPWTGWGLRNFTALYEAKTHLWLGHPHNFFLMLTAEVGIPTTLLFCSLVGGVIMRAIVVVIGDRHQSSQDKLIFFSYILAFLAIALFNTVDVTLFDFRSNTLNWIILSAIWGVTSSFNKACMGNTPKLDPP; encoded by the coding sequence GTGCTGGGAGACAGTTTAAAGCACTATTATCTCAAACTGCAACAGCATTGTTGCCCACCCCAATTTGCTGGGAATTACGCTCAAATAGGGATATTGCTGTTGCCTTTGTTACCATCATTCGGAGCATTGGCAATTACGGCTTCCCTATTAATTATTTTGCAGCAGTACCGCCGCATTATTCACCGTCCCTTAACTTGGGGAATGGCAAGTTTGGCTACTTTCCTAGTAATTACTACAAGTTTTGCTTCTAATCGTGGCGATGCTTTTTTAGGCTTATTTAATTTTTTACCTTTCTTTATCTTATTTGCTGGTTTTAGCGAGTTAATTCGTACCCCTAACCAACTGCGCCGCATTAGTTGGCTATTAGTAATTAGTTCCTTACCAGTAGTAATTATTGGGCTTGGACAATTATTTCTAGGTTGGGTAAGTCCCCTAAGTTTGCAGCCATTACTAGGTTGGCACCTAGCGCTACAAGGAAACCCCCCAGGGCGAATGTCCTCTATATTTCTCTACGCCAATATATTAGCTGGCTACTTAGTAGTGGTTTTTATTTTAGGTTTGGGCTTGCTGCTAGAAAAATTCCCAGGAATTAGCTTAAAAAAGCCTAACTATTTCACCCTAATGTTTTTAAGCGTTGCCACAATAGGCAACTTAGCAGCAATAATATTGACTAATTCTCGTAATGCTTGGGCGATCGCTATAACTGCACTCTTAAGTTACGCTATTTACCATCGTTGGCGATGGATAATCATGGCAGTAAGTGGGATTTTTTGTAGTATTATACTTGCAGCCTTTGCACCATCGCCCTTACAAGAATTATTTAGAAAAATTGTCCCAGCTTTCTTTTGGGCGCGACTAACTGACCAATTATACCCCGACCGTCCCATCTCATTACTCAGAACTACCCAATGGAAATTTGCGTGGGATTTGACTATAGAGCGTCCCTGGACTGGTTGGGGACTGCGTAACTTTACCGCCCTTTACGAAGCCAAGACGCACCTATGGCTAGGGCATCCCCACAACTTTTTTTTGATGCTGACGGCGGAAGTTGGTATTCCTACAACGCTTTTATTTTGTAGCTTAGTAGGAGGGGTGATTATGAGAGCAATTGTTGTAGTTATAGGCGATCGCCACCAATCAAGCCAAGACAAACTAATATTTTTTAGTTACATCTTAGCTTTTTTGGCGATCGCTCTATTCAATACCGTAGATGTTACTTTATTTGACTTTCGCTCTAATACTCTAAATTGGATAATTCTATCGGCAATTTGGGGAGTAACTTCTAGCTTTAACAAGGCTTGCATGGGAAATACGCCAAAACTCGATCCCCCCTAA